Proteins encoded together in one Mus caroli unplaced genomic scaffold, CAROLI_EIJ_v1.1 scaffold_17948_1, whole genome shotgun sequence window:
- the LOC110288578 gene encoding secretoglobin family 2B member 20-like isoform X2 — protein MKGTLLLLALLVIGELGFQTTEACVPFVGAYVTVLGGNRLTLNSYLSLFQATAAQRVVFEKMQDCFSEEPATTLLMNPQMMT, from the exons ATGAAGGGGACACTTCTTCTGCTGGCCTTGCTGGTGATTGGAGAGTTGGGCTTCCAGACAA CGGAAGCATGTGTTCCTTTTGTCGGAGCCTATGTTACAGTACTGGGTGGAAATAGGCTAACTCTGAATTCCTACCTTTCGTTGTTTCAAGCTACTGCAGCGCAAAGGGTGGTCTTTGAAAAAATGCAGGACTGCTTCAGTGAGGAACCAGCAACCACCCTATTGATGAATCCCCAAATGATG ACCTAG
- the LOC110288578 gene encoding secretoglobin family 2B member 20-like isoform X1: MKGTLLLLALLVIGELGFQTTEACVPFVGAYVTVLGGNRLTLNSYLSLFQATAAQRVVFEKMQDCFSEEPATTLLMNPQMMIALFLSPECKAYYTEDTINKMMDMFKLN; encoded by the exons ATGAAGGGGACACTTCTTCTGCTGGCCTTGCTGGTGATTGGAGAGTTGGGCTTCCAGACAA CGGAAGCATGTGTTCCTTTTGTCGGAGCCTATGTTACAGTACTGGGTGGAAATAGGCTAACTCTGAATTCCTACCTTTCGTTGTTTCAAGCTACTGCAGCGCAAAGGGTGGTCTTTGAAAAAATGCAGGACTGCTTCAGTGAGGAACCAGCAACCACCCTATTGATGAATCCCCAAATGATG ATAGCTCTATTCTTGAGCCCAGAATGCAAGGCATACTATACCGAAGATACTATAAACAAAATGATGGATATGTTTAAACTGAATTAA